The following are from one region of the Halobacteriovorax vibrionivorans genome:
- a CDS encoding NADH-quinone oxidoreductase subunit K — translation MTFIVGCIFIVVGLLFLLKNTWVNCIFAIITLGNGANLIIFSIGNVLAHGYPFNGEGEAFSTVRFADPLTQALVLTAIVISFATLCFVISVVKKINDVRKEEEAQ, via the coding sequence ATGACATTTATAGTTGGTTGTATATTCATTGTAGTAGGTTTACTTTTCTTGTTAAAGAATACATGGGTAAATTGTATCTTTGCTATTATTACTTTAGGAAATGGTGCAAACCTTATTATATTTTCTATCGGTAATGTTTTGGCCCATGGCTATCCTTTTAACGGTGAAGGGGAGGCATTCTCTACTGTACGTTTTGCTGATCCATTGACTCAAGCACTTGTCTTAACAGCAATCGTTATTTCATTTGCAACTCTTTGTTTTGTGATCTCTGTAGTAAAGAAAATTAATGATGTTCGCAAAGAAGAGGAGGCACAATAA
- a CDS encoding MnhB domain-containing protein, whose protein sequence is MNESLIRGSFKVVCPLLGILSFIFLLRGHDLPGGGFIGGLLMSLALILHIIARSESRTKMWLNDNYSSIVAICILLLVLVFISPMFIGKSGLSAIWTKIPFPIAGKVSSVLLFDSIVFAIVSTSTTMAYVKFVDFSKRNKQ, encoded by the coding sequence GTGAATGAATCTTTAATTCGAGGAAGTTTTAAAGTCGTTTGTCCACTTTTAGGAATACTTTCGTTTATCTTTCTTTTAAGAGGACATGATCTTCCTGGTGGAGGTTTTATTGGTGGGCTACTTATGTCTTTAGCTTTGATTCTTCACATCATTGCCCGAAGTGAATCAAGAACTAAGATGTGGTTGAACGATAATTACTCTTCAATCGTTGCCATTTGCATTCTATTACTAGTTCTTGTCTTTATCTCACCAATGTTTATTGGTAAGTCCGGTTTAAGTGCTATATGGACTAAGATACCTTTTCCTATTGCTGGAAAAGTAAGTTCGGTTCTACTCTTTGATTCAATTGTTTTTGCAATTGTTTCTACTAGTACAACAATGGCCTATGTGAAATTTGTCGACTTTTCAAAGAGGAATAAACAATAA